One window of Candidatus Woesearchaeota archaeon genomic DNA carries:
- a CDS encoding phosphate uptake regulator PhoU translates to MKRKVSKIGQSTLMVSLPHQWVKEQGIEKGDEVEIEAKGSIVEISTDKKKKKEKKEYKFCMHTENEKVIRIYLNTLYRVGYDRIVIEYKSEKTLNIIRYLVTNYLLGFEIVHEEENKCILESLTEPTEEKADVLLRKVFFIMYEVLAIITEDIKKGSFERLSTVQELMMRFDRFCNFFSRTLFKEKQLDPFRWQMVQKLLMAQHTIYYCYKAIVKSKHRRFSSGIIAYLEDTKRLVQGLETFYYKKDFTDIEKIVRLKEDLLYHRISEVQKTKEGIFISPYLFGIVKTIPTLGGSIQEFLK, encoded by the coding sequence ATGAAACGAAAGGTAAGCAAGATAGGTCAGAGTACGCTGATGGTGAGTTTGCCGCATCAGTGGGTGAAGGAGCAAGGCATCGAGAAGGGGGATGAGGTGGAGATAGAAGCGAAGGGTTCGATAGTAGAAATTAGTACTGATAAGAAGAAGAAAAAAGAAAAGAAAGAATACAAGTTCTGTATGCATACAGAGAACGAAAAAGTAATTCGCATATATCTTAATACATTGTATAGAGTTGGATACGACCGGATAGTCATCGAATATAAATCAGAAAAGACTCTTAATATAATTCGTTATTTAGTAACAAATTACCTTCTTGGATTTGAGATAGTGCATGAAGAAGAAAATAAGTGCATCCTTGAAAGTCTTACAGAACCAACAGAAGAAAAAGCAGATGTCCTCCTGAGAAAAGTTTTTTTTATTATGTATGAAGTATTAGCAATTATTACTGAAGATATTAAAAAAGGATCATTTGAAAGGCTTTCCACAGTACAGGAACTTATGATGCGTTTCGATAGATTCTGCAACTTTTTTTCAAGAACTCTTTTCAAAGAGAAACAGCTAGACCCCTTCAGATGGCAGATGGTACAAAAATTACTTATGGCACAGCATACTATTTATTATTGCTATAAAGCAATTGTAAAATCTAAGCACAGAAGATTTTCATCTGGTATCATTGCGTATCTTGAAGATACCAAGAGATTGGTTCAGGGGCTAGAAACATTTTATTATAAAAAAGATTTTACTGACATAGAAAAGATTGTCAGACTGAAAGAGGATCTCCTCTATCATCGAATTTCTGAGGTTCAAAAGACAAAGGAGGGTATTTTTATCTCTCCATATCTTTTTGGAATAGTAAAAACCATACCAACACTTGGTGGGAGCATACAAGAATTTCTCAAGTAA
- a CDS encoding transcription factor S: MMFCPKCGGLLLPKVDGNKKTMHCKCGYSTKQVDSAVLSEKMQEKQAISVVEKEIEPHPLTIAECPKCKHRRAYFWTVQTRASDEPETKFMKCEKCEHVWRDYS; the protein is encoded by the coding sequence ATGATGTTTTGTCCAAAATGTGGAGGATTACTTCTTCCAAAAGTAGATGGCAACAAAAAAACAATGCACTGCAAATGCGGCTACAGTACAAAGCAAGTCGATAGCGCGGTTCTTTCTGAGAAAATGCAGGAAAAACAGGCAATTAGTGTTGTGGAGAAGGAAATTGAGCCGCACCCGCTCACTATCGCGGAATGCCCAAAATGCAAGCATCGCAGGGCATATTTCTGGACAGTGCAGACCCGCGCGTCTGACGAACCGGAAACAAAGTTCATGAAATGCGAAAAATGCGAGCATGTGTGGAGAGATTATAGTTGA
- a CDS encoding signal peptidase I, which yields MQFKEMLKKIWWFIWESDSWWSWPVNLLLAFILIKFIVYPGLGFIFGTAFPVVAVVSGSMEHDGSFSDWWLSAAYCSTSCLQGDWYADYGITEEQFKDFSFKNGFNKGDIMVLKGVEPKNIKIGDVLVFQSAYGNEPIIHRVVSISGDETTGFVYQTKGDHNDDSGNIDTNIQQDAIYGKAIFRIPFLGWIKIAFIWLISPLLEFMQ from the coding sequence ATGCAATTCAAAGAAATGCTCAAAAAAATATGGTGGTTTATTTGGGAAAGCGATAGCTGGTGGAGTTGGCCTGTAAACCTGCTTCTTGCTTTTATTCTCATTAAATTCATTGTCTATCCAGGCCTTGGCTTTATTTTTGGCACTGCGTTTCCTGTTGTCGCTGTTGTTTCTGGGAGCATGGAACATGACGGGAGCTTCTCAGACTGGTGGTTGAGCGCTGCGTATTGTTCCACTTCCTGCTTACAAGGTGATTGGTACGCAGATTATGGCATTACTGAAGAGCAATTTAAGGATTTTTCCTTCAAAAATGGGTTCAACAAGGGGGATATTATGGTTCTGAAAGGGGTGGAACCTAAAAATATTAAAATTGGAGATGTTTTAGTATTTCAAAGCGCGTATGGAAATGAGCCCATTATTCATCGTGTTGTCTCAATTTCCGGTGATGAAACAACTGGTTTTGTGTACCAAACAAAAGGGGATCACAATGATGATTCAGGGAATATAGACACAAACATTCAGCAAGATGCGATTTATGGGAAAGCAATTTTTAGGATTCCTTTCCTTGGTTGGATCAAAATTGCCTTTATCTGGCTGATTAGTCCATTGCTCGAATTTATGCAATAG